A genomic stretch from Sporocytophaga myxococcoides DSM 11118 includes:
- a CDS encoding zinc-dependent metalloprotease has translation MRNFIIQIPKKPSLLFILLFFAIITNSSAQTGCPLPSCAFPKYIRLNIHFILKDDHTGNFRETDDGNGNSSYNGYLYAQDMISATNTKLANNTAMILPLGNTTPVCSTNFRYELKGVYFHNNSSLYEFDKEYTDELYNEYKVNVASEVNVFITNNPTIVGVTDRMVMAVALGGHWYRYTLGSVDVGYNELNHEMGHILGLEHTWTSTNPNPDDGCSDTPNNSNEWCSATGSNNVMDYNCAANAYTPCQLSKITTNLTLPEFKKYVVLPKMHQPNYCAGESVWLYGNYRTNKLENTYSIEIYETDQINSTNILSGYWTQNFTGQIGDINLSTLYSFSTGTNGKLYRVKLSFGTSTCGNFYDETYYIYYLNSNPLYLQNTTLTSNQTYQTSSFIEVGKAVNLSQTQGDFVVPSGKKAYFTAGESISFKPGTKLASGSSCRAFTNPAFSCDPGRSLTRESNYVFHEEGKSLVNEAANGFTLYPNPASDYVSVLSQQEGDIQIQVFNNMGEEVLKTDKHVGNNEAFNIDLSKLKAGSYVFIINSNQSKQFKKVVKY, from the coding sequence ATGAGAAATTTTATTATTCAAATTCCTAAAAAGCCTTCACTACTATTCATTTTATTATTCTTTGCCATAATAACAAATAGTAGTGCGCAAACCGGCTGTCCTTTACCCTCTTGTGCTTTTCCAAAATATATCAGATTAAATATACACTTTATTCTTAAGGATGATCATACAGGAAATTTCAGAGAAACAGATGATGGCAATGGCAATTCTTCCTACAATGGTTATTTATATGCACAGGATATGATTAGTGCAACAAATACTAAATTAGCTAATAATACTGCTATGATTCTTCCACTAGGAAATACAACCCCTGTATGTTCAACCAATTTTAGATATGAGCTTAAAGGTGTATACTTTCACAATAATAGCTCACTATACGAATTTGATAAAGAATATACTGATGAATTATATAATGAATATAAAGTTAATGTAGCTTCAGAAGTAAATGTTTTTATTACGAATAATCCTACGATAGTGGGAGTAACTGATAGGATGGTAATGGCAGTAGCTTTAGGTGGCCATTGGTATCGATATACTTTAGGATCTGTGGATGTTGGATATAATGAGCTGAATCATGAAATGGGGCATATTCTTGGATTAGAACATACTTGGACTAGCACTAATCCTAACCCTGATGACGGATGTTCTGATACCCCAAATAACAGTAATGAATGGTGCTCTGCAACTGGAAGCAATAACGTAATGGATTATAACTGCGCCGCAAATGCTTATACCCCTTGCCAGTTGAGTAAAATAACAACCAATTTAACCTTACCAGAATTTAAAAAATATGTTGTTCTGCCTAAAATGCACCAGCCTAATTATTGTGCAGGGGAATCTGTTTGGTTATATGGTAATTATCGAACCAATAAACTGGAAAATACCTATTCTATTGAAATTTATGAAACAGACCAAATTAATAGTACCAATATACTTTCCGGATACTGGACTCAAAACTTCACTGGACAGATAGGTGATATTAATTTGTCAACCCTTTATAGTTTTAGTACTGGAACTAATGGAAAATTATATAGGGTAAAACTTTCCTTTGGTACCTCTACTTGTGGAAATTTCTATGATGAAACTTATTACATCTATTATCTTAACTCAAATCCATTATATCTCCAAAACACTACTTTAACATCCAACCAAACATATCAAACCTCAAGCTTTATTGAAGTAGGCAAAGCTGTAAATCTGTCTCAAACTCAAGGAGATTTTGTAGTTCCTTCAGGCAAAAAAGCCTATTTTACAGCAGGAGAATCTATTTCATTTAAGCCAGGTACAAAACTAGCTTCCGGATCATCTTGCAGAGCATTTACAAATCCAGCCTTTAGCTGTGATCCTGGCAGAAGTTTAACCAGAGAGAGTAACTATGTATTTCATGAGGAAGGGAAAAGTCTGGTAAATGAAGCAGCTAATGGGTTTACTTTATATCCCAATCCTGCATCAGATTATGTTTCTGTGTTGTCTCAACAAGAAGGAGATATTCAGATTCAGGTATTTAACAATATGGGAGAAGAAGTTTTAAAAACAGATAAACATGTTGGAAATAATGAAGCTTTCAATATTGATCTTTCAAAATTAAAAGCTGGATCCTATGTATTCATCATAAACTCTAACCAAAGCAAACAATTCAAAAAGGTTGTTAAATACTGA
- a CDS encoding alpha/beta hydrolase codes for MKTHFLKVEKTARYCTLGEMNEQTKSIWIVCHGYGQLAPYFIDKFKALDDGKTLIVAPEALSRFYLEGFSGRVGATWMTKEERERDIEDYVEYLEKLYIEITQGFPASQFKLNILGFSQGVATVCRWAVGKKKNFDKLVLWAGIFPPDLNTDFQFSMETFQERNVFIVYGDRDPLLKEEHLKEIELLGSKFKNLKVIIFNGKHEINEQVLKQINI; via the coding sequence ATGAAAACGCATTTTCTTAAAGTTGAAAAAACTGCTCGCTATTGTACACTCGGAGAGATGAATGAGCAAACCAAAAGTATCTGGATTGTATGCCATGGTTATGGTCAGCTGGCTCCTTACTTTATTGATAAATTTAAAGCATTGGATGACGGTAAAACTTTGATAGTAGCTCCAGAAGCCTTATCAAGGTTTTATCTTGAAGGTTTCAGCGGAAGAGTTGGTGCAACCTGGATGACTAAAGAAGAGCGTGAAAGAGATATTGAAGATTATGTGGAGTATCTTGAAAAGCTATATATTGAAATAACCCAAGGTTTTCCTGCAAGTCAATTTAAACTTAACATATTAGGCTTTTCACAAGGAGTAGCAACGGTATGCAGATGGGCAGTGGGTAAGAAAAAGAACTTTGACAAGCTGGTCTTATGGGCGGGAATCTTTCCTCCGGATCTGAATACGGATTTTCAGTTTAGCATGGAAACCTTTCAGGAAAGGAATGTTTTTATTGTTTATGGCGACAGAGATCCACTGTTAAAAGAAGAGCATTTAAAGGAAATAGAATTACTTGGCTCTAAGTTTAAGAATTTAAAAGTGATCATTTTTAATGGTAAACATGAGATTAATGAGCAGGTGTTAAAGCAGATAAATATTTAA
- the ubiE gene encoding bifunctional demethylmenaquinone methyltransferase/2-methoxy-6-polyprenyl-1,4-benzoquinol methylase UbiE, which yields MMVLPYKDDLSKGKKEQVSQMFDNIAPKYDLLNRVLSAGIDIRWRKKAISKLKANQPKLILDIATGTGDLAIEALSLDPERIIGIDISEGMLAVGKEKIAKLGLSGKILLQQGDSENIIFPDNYFDAVTVAFGVRNFENLEKGLGEIFRVLKPGGEVMILEFSQPESFPFKQLYSFYSKQILPLIGRLVSRDKAAYTYLPESVKKFPYGKEFVGILNRIGFKSATCQSLSLGIASIYVAKKQ from the coding sequence CTGATGGTATTACCTTATAAGGACGATTTAAGCAAAGGCAAAAAGGAGCAGGTTTCTCAGATGTTCGATAATATTGCGCCTAAATATGACCTGTTAAACAGGGTTTTAAGTGCAGGAATCGATATCAGATGGAGAAAAAAAGCTATCAGTAAATTAAAAGCAAATCAACCCAAACTGATACTGGACATCGCAACGGGAACAGGAGATCTGGCTATTGAAGCTCTTAGCCTTGACCCTGAAAGGATTATCGGTATTGATATTTCTGAGGGTATGCTTGCTGTTGGAAAAGAAAAAATTGCCAAACTTGGCCTTTCCGGTAAAATATTGCTTCAACAAGGAGATTCGGAAAATATTATATTTCCGGACAATTATTTTGACGCTGTTACCGTTGCCTTTGGTGTAAGGAACTTCGAAAATCTGGAAAAAGGTCTTGGTGAAATTTTCAGAGTGCTGAAACCGGGAGGCGAAGTAATGATACTGGAATTTTCTCAACCAGAGAGTTTTCCATTTAAACAATTGTATTCTTTTTATAGTAAACAAATTCTTCCTCTCATCGGAAGACTGGTATCAAGAGACAAGGCTGCGTATACATATCTTCCTGAATCAGTTAAGAAGTTTCCTTATGGAAAAGAGTTTGTCGGTATTTTAAACAGAATTGGATTTAAATCAGCAACATGTCAATCTTTAAGTTTAGGAATAGCCTCAATTTACGTGGCAAAAAAACAATAG
- the rnhA gene encoding ribonuclease HI produces MIVIYTDGAAKGNPGPGGYGTVLKYKQHRKELSEGFRLTTNNRMELLAVIKGLEALKEPGQQVTIYSDSKYVVDAVEKGWIWGWVKKNFKDKKNEDLWRKFIEVYKKHEVKFQWVKGHAGNVENEICDRLAVKSAEGPKLLIDEGYERSANSRDSLF; encoded by the coding sequence ATGATTGTCATTTATACTGACGGCGCTGCAAAAGGAAATCCTGGACCAGGAGGCTATGGCACTGTGCTTAAATACAAGCAACATAGAAAAGAGCTTTCTGAAGGATTCAGACTTACAACTAACAATAGAATGGAGCTTCTTGCCGTGATAAAAGGACTTGAGGCTTTAAAGGAACCGGGGCAACAGGTAACAATATACTCAGACTCTAAGTATGTTGTTGATGCTGTGGAAAAAGGCTGGATATGGGGTTGGGTAAAAAAGAATTTTAAGGACAAAAAGAATGAAGACCTGTGGCGAAAGTTCATTGAAGTCTACAAGAAACATGAAGTCAAATTTCAATGGGTGAAAGGTCATGCAGGGAATGTAGAAAATGAAATCTGTGACAGACTTGCAGTAAAAAGCGCAGAAGGTCCGAAGCTATTAATTGACGAAGGCTACGAAAGAAGTGCTAACAGCAGGGATAGCTTATTTTAA
- a CDS encoding aminotransferase class V-fold PLP-dependent enzyme, which produces MITFYPGPSKIYKQVKDFLNEAFDSGILSMNHRSSGFMELYRDCAQLIRNKLLLPEDYFVYFVSSATECWEIIAQSFIKEQSFHLYNGAFGEKWLDTNRKLGLKTIGYRFNINEVVHAEMLKDGLVCDLIALTQNETSNGTQIRNDQLSEIRSSFPEKLIAVDATSSMGGVYLDFSIADIWYASVQKCFGLPSGLALLICSPKAVTKGLELGHNKHYNSFVNLHENMLKYQTTHTPNILDIVLLKKVLECVPPIGNINQRIKMQSDEWYNFLRGFQSVKPLVTENQLRSDTVITVKGDPSFIKNIKEQSLKAGITLGNGYGTWKSDTFRIANFPAIEEQEIRQLKTFLKNTLR; this is translated from the coding sequence ATGATTACCTTTTATCCCGGACCTTCGAAAATTTACAAACAGGTAAAAGACTTTCTGAATGAAGCTTTTGATTCGGGAATATTAAGTATGAACCACAGAAGTTCCGGATTTATGGAACTTTATAGAGACTGTGCTCAACTGATCAGGAACAAACTTTTGTTGCCGGAAGATTACTTTGTTTATTTTGTTTCTTCCGCGACAGAATGCTGGGAAATTATTGCGCAATCTTTTATCAAAGAACAGTCTTTCCATTTATACAATGGAGCATTTGGTGAAAAATGGCTGGATACTAACCGTAAATTGGGTCTAAAAACAATTGGCTATAGATTTAATATAAATGAAGTTGTTCATGCTGAAATGTTGAAAGACGGTTTAGTATGTGATTTGATAGCTTTAACCCAAAACGAGACGTCAAATGGAACTCAAATCCGGAATGACCAACTCTCTGAAATCAGATCTTCTTTTCCCGAAAAGCTAATAGCTGTAGATGCAACTTCATCTATGGGTGGTGTCTATCTGGACTTCTCTATTGCTGACATTTGGTATGCTTCAGTACAAAAGTGTTTTGGCCTCCCCTCAGGTCTCGCACTATTGATATGCTCTCCAAAAGCTGTTACCAAAGGTCTGGAGCTTGGCCACAACAAACATTACAACAGCTTTGTGAATCTTCACGAAAATATGCTGAAGTATCAGACAACGCATACGCCTAACATCCTTGATATAGTTTTATTAAAGAAAGTATTGGAATGTGTACCTCCTATCGGCAATATTAATCAAAGAATAAAAATGCAATCAGACGAATGGTATAATTTTCTGCGTGGGTTTCAGTCTGTGAAACCATTGGTAACAGAAAATCAATTGCGTTCAGATACAGTTATAACCGTAAAGGGTGATCCTTCATTTATAAAAAATATAAAAGAGCAGTCGTTAAAAGCCGGCATCACTCTTGGCAATGGCTATGGAACATGGAAATCCGACACTTTCAGGATTGCCAATTTTCCTGCTATTGAAGAACAGGAGATAAGACAATTGAAAACTTTCCTCAAAAACACATTGCGATAA
- a CDS encoding outer membrane beta-barrel protein — protein MPYYDDKLLHYGFFLAAGFTKFDVVHSDYYFQLDSITQAAPGNNGALTIGFIVNLKLHDHWDLRLLPNFSLYTRNVAYEFRNKYKSDQITESSYINLPLLVKFKSQRRKNARMYILGGINPGIEAGAKKKEKKETDLRVQNTDLRIDYGFGFDIYYPLFKFSPELRFSHGIKNMLIHDDNIYSKSLKKVFTHTVTLYLNFE, from the coding sequence TTGCCTTACTATGATGATAAACTTTTGCACTATGGATTTTTCCTTGCTGCCGGTTTTACCAAGTTTGATGTGGTACATTCCGACTATTATTTTCAGCTGGATTCCATTACACAGGCAGCTCCTGGAAATAACGGAGCCCTAACAATAGGATTTATTGTTAATTTAAAATTGCATGATCACTGGGATTTAAGACTTTTACCTAATTTTTCTCTGTACACAAGGAATGTGGCATATGAATTCAGGAACAAGTACAAATCAGATCAGATTACCGAATCTTCGTACATTAACTTACCACTTCTTGTGAAATTCAAGTCACAAAGAAGAAAAAATGCCAGAATGTACATACTCGGAGGGATAAACCCAGGTATAGAGGCAGGGGCAAAGAAAAAAGAAAAGAAAGAAACGGATCTTCGGGTTCAGAACACAGATTTGAGAATAGATTATGGATTTGGTTTTGACATTTATTATCCGCTGTTTAAATTTTCACCGGAATTAAGATTCTCTCATGGTATAAAGAATATGTTGATCCATGACGACAATATTTATAGTAAAAGTTTAAAAAAGGTATTTACTCATACGGTTACTTTATATCTTAATTTTGAATAA
- a CDS encoding tRNA1(Val) (adenine(37)-N6)-methyltransferase, which produces MKVCTDSCIFGAYIDPGDAKNILDIGSGTGLLSLMLAQKSSAEIDAVEIDVDAALQSEENFKNSQWNNRLHIFSSSIQNFSASAMKKYDLIVSNPPFFTNHLLSPNPKLNKAIHNTTLSLTDLSESVASLLSFQGKFYVLLPPYEASLFEEILKEVKLFLQHRLEIKDKSEGKIIRVIDCYSSTPATASNKSFIIKNSEGQYTSEFSDLLRPYYLFL; this is translated from the coding sequence ATGAAAGTCTGCACCGACTCATGCATTTTCGGTGCTTATATTGATCCTGGTGATGCTAAAAACATACTGGACATAGGAAGCGGTACAGGTTTACTTTCACTAATGCTTGCGCAAAAATCATCTGCAGAAATTGACGCAGTTGAAATAGATGTAGATGCAGCTTTGCAATCCGAAGAAAATTTCAAAAACAGCCAATGGAATAACAGGCTTCACATATTCTCTTCGTCTATTCAAAACTTCAGTGCATCTGCAATGAAGAAATATGATCTCATTGTTTCAAATCCCCCCTTTTTCACCAATCATTTATTATCGCCCAATCCTAAACTAAATAAAGCTATCCACAATACAACCCTTTCTTTGACGGACCTTTCGGAATCTGTTGCTAGTCTTTTGTCATTTCAAGGGAAATTTTATGTTTTACTTCCACCTTATGAGGCCTCTCTATTTGAAGAGATTCTTAAAGAGGTAAAACTTTTTCTTCAACATAGACTTGAGATTAAAGATAAGAGTGAAGGAAAAATAATACGGGTAATTGATTGTTATAGCAGTACACCTGCAACTGCATCTAATAAATCCTTCATTATCAAAAATTCTGAAGGCCAGTACACCTCTGAATTTTCTGACCTGCTTCGTCCCTATTATCTTTTTCTTTAA
- a CDS encoding saccharopine dehydrogenase family protein — protein sequence MKKILVLGAGRSSSALIAYLLKVSATNGWKLTVADADEKLINGKLKNHPSGISLIFDINNEEQRKKEIGSHHLVISLLPPHLHILAARECLNMSVPFMTASYVSQEIQALDKEAKERGLLILMESGLDPGIDHMSAMEEIDKIKAEGGSLISFKSYTGGLVAPESDTNPWHYKISWNPRNVVLAGQGTVKYLENGIYKYVPYHRLFSRIDNIEVDDAGRFEGYLNRDSLKYIELYGLSGIDTFIRGTLRGEGYCSAWDCLVQLGLTEDSYTIDLPSDAAFTNLMESYLPAGTGSVIDRTIKYLGLPLQSNEIQLMKWLGLFDPGNKIKLSNATPAQHLQSLLEEKWKLETNDKDRIVMIHYFEYKIGGEIFRKSSSLVVNGDDQINTAMAKTVGLPLGIAAKLLMEGKIKLAGVHVPTSKELYYPILRELEQEGIKFKMKEL from the coding sequence ATGAAAAAAATATTGGTACTAGGAGCTGGAAGATCATCTTCTGCATTGATCGCTTATCTTTTAAAAGTCTCTGCAACAAATGGCTGGAAGTTAACAGTAGCAGATGCTGATGAAAAACTGATCAATGGGAAATTAAAGAATCATCCCTCTGGCATTTCTTTAATTTTTGATATCAATAATGAAGAGCAGAGGAAAAAGGAGATAGGAAGTCATCATCTTGTGATATCACTACTTCCTCCGCACCTACATATCCTTGCGGCCAGGGAATGTCTAAATATGTCGGTTCCGTTTATGACAGCTTCTTATGTATCTCAGGAAATACAAGCGCTTGATAAAGAAGCAAAAGAAAGGGGTTTGTTAATACTGATGGAAAGTGGTCTTGACCCAGGCATTGATCATATGTCTGCAATGGAAGAGATTGATAAAATTAAAGCTGAGGGTGGGTCACTTATTAGTTTTAAGTCCTATACAGGTGGCCTGGTTGCTCCTGAATCTGATACCAATCCGTGGCACTATAAAATAAGCTGGAACCCGCGCAATGTTGTCCTTGCCGGACAAGGTACTGTAAAATATCTGGAAAACGGAATCTATAAATATGTCCCCTATCATCGTCTTTTTTCAAGAATTGACAATATTGAAGTGGATGATGCCGGAAGGTTTGAGGGGTACCTGAACAGGGATTCGTTAAAATATATAGAGCTCTATGGCTTAAGCGGAATAGATACTTTTATCAGAGGTACACTCAGGGGAGAAGGGTATTGCAGCGCCTGGGATTGCCTTGTTCAGCTTGGTCTTACGGAGGATTCATATACAATTGATCTGCCGTCAGACGCTGCTTTTACAAATCTGATGGAGTCATATTTGCCGGCAGGAACAGGTAGCGTAATAGACAGAACAATCAAGTACCTTGGTTTGCCTCTGCAAAGTAATGAGATACAACTAATGAAATGGCTTGGTTTGTTTGATCCGGGTAATAAAATCAAACTTTCAAATGCTACACCTGCTCAGCACCTACAGAGCCTGCTTGAAGAGAAGTGGAAGTTGGAAACAAATGATAAAGACAGAATCGTTATGATTCATTATTTTGAATATAAAATAGGAGGTGAAATATTCCGTAAATCTTCTTCTTTGGTGGTAAATGGAGATGATCAGATAAATACTGCGATGGCCAAAACTGTAGGTTTACCTCTTGGTATAGCGGCTAAACTTTTAATGGAAGGGAAGATCAAACTTGCCGGAGTGCATGTACCTACAAGTAAAGAATTATATTATCCCATCCTTCGGGAATTGGAACAGGAAGGAATCAAATTTAAAATGAAAGAATTGTAA
- a CDS encoding OmpA family protein → MKLNVRFFLILVMALGLFAQANSQDVSDDLREGNRLLKQEHYRNALPFFEKILTKEPKNTKALFGAAVCYLHRYSKEKALTYIEKVYALDSTVDKHIHFWMGRVYHQNYMFDKALEQYNIYQSNLSKKDLRQKDLAKYINQVNTAKEFVKNNQNYLVSNLGPVINSSYSEHSPVTSMDDKLLLFTSRRSNETSKEDLDGEPFEDIFQSKKLDGGKWSEPQKIQLNSGGHDASIQLFDNDTKLLVYKFTKGGDIYYTERNGDKWGDLKPFAGINSRDFEADAFISADGKTAYFATNHYKRNGDLDIYYVKKNADGSWGDPAELRGGINSDEDEDAPFITPDGKTLYFSSRGHKNMGGYDVFKSVLGDSGKWSEPENMGYPINTPDDDVYFYLSSISKKSYISSYREGGFGEKDIYEISYIPSVKINGTVTEDRTGKKVNNLQILFVSTRNTTKPVNESTNTQDGRYSATLTAYNSYRIKLIDGKDTLLTQELDIPFTADENMTITRDFVIPFIQKDSEVAIKLPEKFYSGKFLLRDIHFETGKSVLSTLNQNELDKAAEILKKNPEAKLKIKGSVQTNENPTLAQERSKSVSEYLKGRGVSATQLEVVDGFTDGSIVGLESNFKGTPTMEFDKSIINSAAVGASFILRNVHFETAKWDLNEVSRDELDLLISILKENPTLNIEIGGYTDNLGEDAANQILSEKRAKSVEEYLLNNGIDKSHLSVVGYGEASPLAPNDSEEGRVLNRRTEIRILGK, encoded by the coding sequence ATGAAGTTGAATGTCAGATTTTTTTTAATTCTGGTAATGGCTCTTGGGCTCTTTGCTCAGGCAAATAGTCAGGATGTCTCGGATGATTTGAGGGAAGGGAATCGCCTTTTGAAGCAAGAACATTACAGAAATGCTTTGCCTTTTTTTGAAAAGATTCTGACTAAAGAGCCTAAAAATACTAAAGCATTGTTTGGTGCAGCTGTCTGTTATTTGCACAGATATTCCAAAGAAAAAGCGCTGACATACATAGAAAAAGTTTATGCTTTGGATTCTACGGTAGATAAACATATTCATTTCTGGATGGGGAGAGTATATCATCAAAACTACATGTTTGATAAAGCTCTTGAACAATATAACATTTACCAGTCCAATCTATCAAAAAAAGATCTCCGTCAGAAAGATCTTGCAAAATATATCAATCAGGTAAATACAGCGAAAGAATTTGTAAAAAATAACCAGAATTATCTGGTTTCAAATTTGGGCCCTGTTATTAATAGCTCCTATTCGGAGCACAGCCCTGTTACCTCAATGGATGACAAATTACTTTTATTTACCTCAAGAAGGTCAAATGAAACTAGTAAAGAAGATCTGGATGGTGAACCTTTTGAAGATATCTTTCAGTCAAAGAAACTTGATGGAGGTAAATGGTCTGAACCTCAGAAAATTCAGCTGAATTCAGGTGGACATGATGCTTCGATTCAGCTGTTTGATAATGATACCAAGCTGCTTGTGTATAAATTTACAAAAGGTGGAGATATCTATTATACTGAAAGAAATGGAGACAAATGGGGAGATCTCAAACCTTTTGCAGGGATTAATTCCAGAGATTTTGAAGCAGATGCATTCATTTCTGCCGATGGTAAAACTGCCTACTTTGCTACCAACCACTACAAAAGAAATGGAGATCTTGATATTTACTATGTAAAGAAAAATGCGGACGGTTCATGGGGCGACCCCGCTGAACTCAGGGGTGGAATCAACAGTGATGAAGATGAGGATGCTCCTTTTATTACACCTGATGGAAAGACTCTTTATTTTAGTTCCAGAGGGCATAAAAACATGGGAGGGTATGATGTATTCAAATCTGTACTTGGTGATAGCGGTAAATGGTCTGAACCGGAAAATATGGGCTATCCGATCAATACACCGGATGATGATGTGTACTTTTATCTTTCATCCATATCTAAGAAGTCATACATATCCTCATACCGCGAAGGTGGATTTGGAGAAAAGGATATCTATGAAATTTCATATATACCATCAGTAAAAATCAATGGTACCGTTACAGAAGATCGGACAGGCAAAAAAGTAAATAACCTTCAGATTTTATTTGTCTCCACAAGAAATACAACCAAACCTGTAAATGAATCTACAAATACTCAGGATGGCAGATATTCAGCAACACTTACAGCGTATAATTCATATAGAATAAAGCTTATTGACGGAAAGGATACATTACTGACTCAAGAGTTGGATATTCCTTTTACTGCAGATGAAAACATGACAATAACCAGGGATTTCGTCATTCCATTTATTCAGAAAGATTCTGAGGTAGCTATTAAATTGCCTGAGAAGTTTTACTCTGGAAAATTTCTTTTAAGAGACATACATTTTGAAACAGGGAAATCAGTTTTAAGTACCCTAAATCAAAATGAACTGGACAAGGCAGCAGAGATCTTAAAGAAAAATCCTGAGGCAAAACTTAAAATAAAAGGATCTGTACAAACTAATGAAAACCCTACGCTCGCCCAAGAAAGAAGTAAGAGCGTTTCTGAATACTTGAAAGGCAGAGGTGTGTCTGCGACACAGCTGGAAGTGGTTGATGGTTTTACAGATGGCAGTATTGTCGGTCTTGAAAGCAATTTTAAAGGTACACCTACCATGGAATTTGACAAGAGTATCATTAACTCAGCAGCTGTAGGAGCATCCTTTATATTAAGGAATGTTCACTTTGAAACTGCTAAATGGGATTTGAATGAAGTATCCAGAGACGAGCTTGACCTGTTGATCAGTATTTTGAAAGAAAATCCAACATTAAATATTGAGATAGGTGGATATACTGATAATCTTGGAGAAGATGCTGCCAATCAGATCTTGTCAGAAAAAAGAGCTAAATCAGTTGAAGAATATCTACTTAATAATGGCATAGATAAAAGCCACTTGTCAGTGGTCGGATATGGAGAAGCAAGTCCTCTGGCACCAAACGATTCAGAGGAGGGGAGGGTGCTAAACAGAAGGACAGAGATCAGGATTTTGGGGAAGTAA
- a CDS encoding T9SS type A sorting domain-containing protein, whose protein sequence is MKKLLLSGLLVASLFSAKAQTITGATDNFNTVKEVGDINGGVYWFKDDAYPDSYTLTRTGSALEIAVNKAAGEYSVIGIGFGDSNGEEAGGVPTTLDISENPIFSLNAVATEATTVDLQLEDLDGTKIELAAQNNAEGGAPKLTMYVGTTAETFTFDLEGARVVANWNCTPELYPADCPTVDTEADFDYTKVAKIVFLIAGGQEYVGTVTFDDFKIGGGAYVLSTTSAKGAISSSKLYPNPATESASIELSLKESSDVKVTLSDLMGREVAVIANENNVAVNKSFSTSNLAKGMYTVNYFINGSPAKAELLMVK, encoded by the coding sequence ATGAAAAAACTATTACTTTCAGGACTTTTAGTTGCAAGTCTTTTTTCTGCGAAAGCACAAACTATCACTGGTGCTACTGATAATTTCAACACTGTTAAAGAAGTTGGAGATATCAATGGTGGTGTTTACTGGTTTAAAGATGATGCATATCCAGATAGCTATACTTTAACAAGAACTGGTTCTGCATTAGAAATTGCTGTTAACAAGGCGGCTGGAGAATATTCAGTAATCGGAATCGGTTTTGGTGATTCTAATGGCGAAGAAGCAGGTGGAGTACCTACAACACTTGATATCTCTGAAAATCCAATCTTTTCTCTTAATGCAGTAGCTACGGAAGCAACTACTGTTGATCTTCAGTTAGAGGATTTAGACGGAACAAAAATTGAATTAGCTGCTCAGAATAACGCAGAAGGAGGAGCTCCTAAATTAACTATGTATGTTGGTACAACTGCTGAAACTTTTACGTTTGATTTAGAAGGTGCAAGAGTTGTTGCAAACTGGAATTGTACTCCTGAGCTATATCCTGCTGATTGTCCTACTGTAGATACAGAGGCAGACTTTGATTATACTAAAGTTGCTAAAATTGTATTCTTAATTGCTGGTGGACAAGAGTATGTTGGAACAGTTACTTTTGATGATTTCAAAATCGGTGGTGGAGCATATGTTCTTTCAACAACTTCTGCAAAAGGAGCTATCTCTTCTTCTAAACTTTATCCAAACCCTGCAACTGAGTCAGCTTCTATCGAGCTTTCTCTAAAAGAGTCTTCTGATGTTAAAGTAACTCTTTCTGACCTAATGGGTAGAGAAGTTGCAGTTATCGCTAACGAAAACAATGTTGCTGTTAACAAATCTTTCAGCACTTCAAACCTTGCAAAAGGAATGTATACTGTAAATTACTTCATCAACGGATCTCCTGCAAAAGCAGAACTTCTAATGGTTAAATAA